Genomic segment of Desulfuromonadaceae bacterium:
GCAACGGTGAACCGGGAATTATTTTTCTCGATCGCCTTAATCGCGACAATCCTACCCCGCATATTGGAGAGATTGAAGCGACCAATCCTTGTGGCGAACAACCGCTGCTTGGCTATGAATCGTGCAATCTTGGTTCGATCAATCTGTCGAAACTGGTCAAAAACGGTGAGGTTGATTGGGACAGGCTTGATCACGTTATCAGACACGCGGTGCGCTTCCTCGACAATGTTATCGAGGTTAACAATTACCCGCTGGCGCAGATTGGTGAGATGACCCGGGCCAACCGCAAAATCGGCCTGGGCGTCATGGGGTGGGCTGACATGCTGGTTTTGCTGGGATTCCCTTACAACAGTGATGAAGCGATAGAACTTGGCAAGCAGGTCATGCAATTCATCAACGATGTTTCGCATGCCGCTTCGCAGCAGTTGGCGGTGGAACGTGGTGCTTTCCCGAACTTCAAGGGGAGCGTTTTTGACCGGCCAAAGACAAAAAAAATACGCAATGCAACGACCACCACAATCGCCCCGACCGGAACGATTTCAATCATTTGCAATGCGTCCAGCGGCATTGAACCGCTCTTTGCGGTATCCTATGTCCGTCAGGTACTCGATAATGACATCCTGGTTGAGGTGCACCCGATCTTTGAAGAAATTGCTCGTGAACGCAATTTTTACAGCCCTGAATTGATGAAGAAAATCGCCGAACATGGCACCATTCAGGAGATTGAGGAAATTCCGGAGGATGTTCGTGCTCTGTTCGTCACCGCGCATGACATTTCCCCGGAAGACCATATCCGCATGCAGGCAGCTTTTCAAAATCACACGGACAATGCCGTCAGCAAAACGGTCAATTTCTGCAAGAATGCGACGCGTGACGATGTTGCCAAAGTTTATCGTCTGGCCTATCAGAGTGGCTGCAAGGGGGTCACAATCTATCGTGACGGATCTCGTGATATGCAGGTTCTGTCGGTTGGTGGAAAAAGTGAAGCCCGGCCGGAAGACAATATTCCAATGGAAACTGGAAAAGCTGGGCGCAAACGTGAGCGACCGCGCGCACTTAAAGGTGCCACCTATCAAATGGAAACCGGTTGTGGCCCACTCTATATTACTGTCAATGAGGACAAGAGCGGTGTTTTTGAACTTTTCACCACGATGGGCAAGGCAGGTGGTTGTGCGGCTTCTCAGTGTGAAGCAATCGGCCGTCTCGTCTCTCTGGCCTGGCGTTCAGGCGTTCAGGCACGGCAAGCAGTCAAACAGATGATCGGCATCACCTGCCACAAACCGGCTGGTTTTGGTGCAAACCGTGTGACATCATGTGCGGACGCTGTTGCCAAGGCGATTCAGCTGCACATGGCGGAGCGGGAAGAGATGGTCGGGGAGCATACGCAAAACAGCGGGGCTTGTCCTGAGTGTGGCGGTCCAGTTGAGCACGAAGGCGGTTGTTGCGTGTGCCATTCATGTGGCTATTCAGAGTGTGCCTAGAATCCACAACCTTTGCTTTATATCTAACGGGGGCATAGCCGTTTATTCGGTTACGTCCCCGTTCTGGTTCCGACAGCAAAGTGGGAAATTAATCTGTTACCCCTTTCAGAGCCTCCAGACTTTCGATAATCTTACAACTGCCTTTTTGTCGATTTTCTATCTCGGAGAAGATTCGGGTCACCATTGAACTAACAGAACCGACCGCCGATTCAATGTCGCGCGTATTACTTTTCTGGATCTCGGTTGCCTCAACCATGTCGTCAGTCAGCCGCTTGATTTCTTCGATCGCTTCAGCAATATTATGGGTCGCCAGGGTTTGCTCGCGTGAAGCCGTTGAAATGCGTGAGGCCATATCTCCCAGCTCGGTGATCGAGTGCGAAACAGAATCAGCACTGCGCGAAACTTCCTGTGTTGCCACACTCATTTCCGACGACATATTCATCGCTTGAAAGGCACCGTCAAGGATATCCCTGAGCGATTCCTCCATTCCGTGACCAAACTTGACCCCGTCGTTAACCAGGGTGCGGGTCTGCGAAATATTGTGCACCGTTTCCTGGGTCAGCATCTGGATTTCAGAGATGATCTGCTCAATCGCTCCGGTTGAATCCGCCGCTTCCAGCGAAAGATTGCGCACCTCATCGGCAACAACCGCAAAAGAACGTCCATGTTCACCGGCCTGCGCGGCGATAATAGCCGCGTTTAATGCCAACAGATTGGTTTTTTGCGTTATCTCGTTGATAACTGTCGTAATGTTGCCAATTTCATCCCCCTTGTCGAGCAGCCGTTCAATCGCGGCCACCGCACTCTCAACGGCTGAAGAAATCCCCTGTAATCCCGTCAGGGTATCAGTGACCGCGCGGGCACCAACCTCAGCACGTTCCATGACGGTTTGTGACATATCGTGAGAGCGAGAGCTGTTCTCTTCCACCGACTTGATTGTCGCGGAGATTTCAGTCATCGCTGAGATTGATTTATCAACACAATCTGTCAGTCGTCCCAGATTTTCTGAAACTTCCTCAATCGTTGCTGACATTTCACTGGCTGTAGAACGGGTCACATCAACCGCCTCGTGCACAACCCCGGCGGCATCTGATATCTCGCTGATCGCCTCACCTGTTGAGGTCGTCGCCTGATTAAGCGCGAGATCAAGACGCCGGTGTTCCTCGCGAAACTTGAGCAGTTCTTTGAAGGTGTGTTCCAGTTCATTGGTCAACGTTTCAATCACGTTAATCATCCGGATCTTGGTCAGGGTCGTCGCAACCTGATCGGCAAACAACTTCACCGTATCGGCATCGCTGTCATTGAGCGGTTTACCACTGAAACAATTATCAATTCCGTAGAGTCCAACCACTTCGCCACGTACGATAATCGGGCAGATAATAAATGATTTGGAATATAGCTGTTTGATGGCGTTACAGGGTGGCTGTAGATGATATTCCTGAGAAAGTTCACTGATATCTTCAACCAGCAGGACTTCCCCCTCTTTAATGACTTTGTAAAAAGAACCGGCGCGTTGGTCGAGCGGCAAAGAAATGTTGCCGATATCGTGCACCGTCTCACCGCGCATCGCCACCGCCCGCAAACAGTTGTTCTCACGATCAACCAAAAACAAATTGACGCGGTCGTAGCCAAGAACATTGTGCAAACCGTCGACAGTAAGATTCAGGACAATATCACGATCAAGGGTTTTCTGAATCTGACTGCTGATGGTGTGAAAATTTTTGATTCCGGCGTTCAGATCGGTAAAGCGTTTTTCGTAAATATTTTTCTGTTCATCAATGGTTTTATTCAGTTTGCCGAGAGCCTCCGCACGTGTATAAATATCTTCCGTCCGGCGCCCGATTTGATAACCAAGAAACGCAAGGACCAGGGCCGTCCCTCCCCCCATGTAGGCATAGCGCAATTGTGACTCAACACTGGTAAAGACATCTCCCGTTACCTGGTCGATGATCGACAGATTGGCATCCCAGAAAACGATCAACCGTAAAAATGCCCAGCCGATAGGAGCGAGAACCCCGAGAAAAAGGCCAAAGAGCGAATAAAGACGACAGCGACTTCCAACCTGACGATTTGTCATAACCATCACACAGACACCCTCTCCGGAGTATATCTCCCGGCACCATTTAACAGTTCAATAATAACGATACATTAACGCCAAAACTACTCGTGGAAGAGAGGCCCGTCAAGCACAAACAGGTCGGAGAAGAAAGATTGAAAAGGTAAAATGGCTATTTTATTCAGGATTAACCAATTCCAGAAGGTGGTAGCTTCTCACCAGAAACTGTTCCATGCGCTCCTTATTAAACCCACCGGCGGCCAGCTGGGCGAGATCATACACATGAGCAACCAGCATTTCAGCATCGGACCGGCGCCCGCTTTCATTCAATTCTGCAATTTTACGCACGATCGGGTTGGCGTGATTAACCAGTAATTGATGTTCAGCAGGAAGTCCCTCCTTGTGACCCATCATCCGCGTCATTTCACTCAATCTGCGCTTCTGCTCCGACTGCATCAACAGC
This window contains:
- a CDS encoding vitamin B12-dependent ribonucleotide reductase, which encodes MSRKTPLHLSKNAVTVLNRRYLKRDKDGIILEKPEDMFRRVADFIASAEEKLGSNVAPEELADEFYRMITSLEFMPNSPTLMNAGRELGQLSACFVLPVGDSMEEIFEAIKQTALIHKSGGGTGFSFSRIRPSNDVVLSTKGVSSGPLSFMQVFDAATETIKQGGTRRGANMGILRVDHPDIMDFIMCKRDQTKLNNFNISVGMTEGFMEAVENDTEYEIINPRDGEVLGTKSARKVFDHIVDMAWSNGEPGIIFLDRLNRDNPTPHIGEIEATNPCGEQPLLGYESCNLGSINLSKLVKNGEVDWDRLDHVIRHAVRFLDNVIEVNNYPLAQIGEMTRANRKIGLGVMGWADMLVLLGFPYNSDEAIELGKQVMQFINDVSHAASQQLAVERGAFPNFKGSVFDRPKTKKIRNATTTTIAPTGTISIICNASSGIEPLFAVSYVRQVLDNDILVEVHPIFEEIARERNFYSPELMKKIAEHGTIQEIEEIPEDVRALFVTAHDISPEDHIRMQAAFQNHTDNAVSKTVNFCKNATRDDVAKVYRLAYQSGCKGVTIYRDGSRDMQVLSVGGKSEARPEDNIPMETGKAGRKRERPRALKGATYQMETGCGPLYITVNEDKSGVFELFTTMGKAGGCAASQCEAIGRLVSLAWRSGVQARQAVKQMIGITCHKPAGFGANRVTSCADAVAKAIQLHMAEREEMVGEHTQNSGACPECGGPVEHEGGCCVCHSCGYSECA
- a CDS encoding GAF domain-containing protein, which gives rise to MVMTNRQVGSRCRLYSLFGLFLGVLAPIGWAFLRLIVFWDANLSIIDQVTGDVFTSVESQLRYAYMGGGTALVLAFLGYQIGRRTEDIYTRAEALGKLNKTIDEQKNIYEKRFTDLNAGIKNFHTISSQIQKTLDRDIVLNLTVDGLHNVLGYDRVNLFLVDRENNCLRAVAMRGETVHDIGNISLPLDQRAGSFYKVIKEGEVLLVEDISELSQEYHLQPPCNAIKQLYSKSFIICPIIVRGEVVGLYGIDNCFSGKPLNDSDADTVKLFADQVATTLTKIRMINVIETLTNELEHTFKELLKFREEHRRLDLALNQATTSTGEAISEISDAAGVVHEAVDVTRSTASEMSATIEEVSENLGRLTDCVDKSISAMTEISATIKSVEENSSRSHDMSQTVMERAEVGARAVTDTLTGLQGISSAVESAVAAIERLLDKGDEIGNITTVINEITQKTNLLALNAAIIAAQAGEHGRSFAVVADEVRNLSLEAADSTGAIEQIISEIQMLTQETVHNISQTRTLVNDGVKFGHGMEESLRDILDGAFQAMNMSSEMSVATQEVSRSADSVSHSITELGDMASRISTASREQTLATHNIAEAIEEIKRLTDDMVEATEIQKSNTRDIESAVGSVSSMVTRIFSEIENRQKGSCKIIESLEALKGVTD